A stretch of the Ornithodoros turicata isolate Travis chromosome 4, ASM3712646v1, whole genome shotgun sequence genome encodes the following:
- the LOC135390523 gene encoding phosphatidylinositol phosphatase PTPRQ-like, whose translation MIIVCLSAALCPAPGKVENLVAIRVASKLYTVSWTPPEIRNGIIRGYQLGLEPKRLLHCTRSPPEHLMFNISGNQTARNVSLMPAAEYSIRVKAHTVADGQWATIRVTTSDEVPEAAPRDVNVPDVSDAGATVTWKEPDCALSHGAIKGYKLKLRMNAPQKGPDRAYNITVTSITFNGLSPFTNYSLELSAWNTAGDGPAVFAVFRTGPSVPNAPTNLTSHSASSTSIAISWLPPKPLTGTLQRYRVYYRTSEHAESTIDKIPAPAYCNATTRSGRQCFAIQDLTPNTRYHVFVTAKNELVDQWSKPSNEITVTTQSAAPGKVENLVAIRVASKLYTVSWTPPEIRNGIIRGYQLGLEPKRLLHCTRSPPEHLMFNISGNQTARNVSLMPAAEYSIRVKAHTVADGQWATIRVTTSDEVPEATPRDVNVPDVSDAGATVTWKEPDCALSHGAIKGYKLKLRMNAPQKGPDRAYNITVTSITFNGLSPFTNYSLELSAWNTAGDGPAVFAVFRTGPSVPNAPTNLTSHSASSTSIAISWLPPKPLTGTLQRYRVYYRTSEHAESTIDKIPAPAYCNATTRSGRQCFAIQDLTPNTRYHVFVTAKNELVDQWSKPSNEITVTTQSAAPGKVENLVAIRVASKLYTVSWTPPEIRNGIIRGYQLGLEPKRLLHCTRSPPEHLMFNISGNQTARNVSLMPAAEYSIRVKAHTVADGQWATIRVTTSDEVPEAAPRDVNVPDVSDAGATVTWKEPDCALSHGAIKGYKLKLRMNAPQKGPDRAYNITVTSITFNGLSPFTNYSLELSAWNTAGDGPAVFAVFRTGPSVPNAPTNLTSHSASSTSIAISWLPPKPLTGTLQRYRVYYRTSEHAESTIDKIPAPAYCNATTRSGRQCFAIQDLTPNTRYHVFVTAKNELVDQWSKPSNEITVTTQSAAPGKVENLVAIRVASKLYTVSWTPPEIRNGIIRGYQLGLEPKRLLHCTRSPPEHLMFNISGNQTARNVSLMPAAEYSIRVKAHTVADGQWATIRVTTSDEVPEAAPRDVNVPDVSDAGATVTWKEPDCALSHGAIKGYKLKLRMNAPQKGPDRAYNITVTSITFNGLSPFTNYSLELSAWNTAGDGPAVFAVFRTGPSVPNAPTNLTSHSASSTSIAISWLPPKPLTGTLQRYRVYYRTSEHAESTIDKIPAPAYCNATTRSGRQCFAIQDLTPNTRYHVFVTAKNELVDQWSKPSNEITVTTQSAAPGKVENLVAIRVASKLYTVSWTPPEIRNGIIRGYQLGLEPKRLLHCTRSPPEHLMFNISGNQTARNVSLMPAAEYSIRVKAHTVADGQWATIRVTTSDEVPEATPRDVNVPDVSDAGATVTWKEPDCALSHGAIKGYKLKLRMNAPQKGPDRAYNITVTSITFNGLSPFTNYSLELSAWNTAGDGPAVFAVFRTGPSVPNAPTNLTSHSASSTSIAISWLPPKPLTGTLQRYRVYYRTSEHAESTIDKIPAPAYCNATTRSGRQCFAIQDLTPNTRYHVFVTAKNELVDQWSKPSNEITVTTQSAAPGKVENLVAIRVASKLYTVSWTPPEIRNGIIRGYQLGLEPKRLLHCTRSPPEHLMFNISGNQTARNVSLMPAAEYSIRVKAHTVADGQWATIRVTTSDEVPEAAPRDVNVPDVSDAGATVTWKEPDCALSHGAIKGYKLKLRMNAPQKGPDRAYNITVTSITFNGLSPFTNYSLELSAWNTAGDGPAVFAVFRTGPSVPNAPTNLTSHSASSTSIAISWLPPKPLTGTLQRYRVYYRTSEHAESTIDKIPAPAYCNATTRSGRQCFAIQDLTPNTRYHVFVTAKNELVDQWSKPSNEITVTTQSAGEDRYHLSFYPFSAQDSLL comes from the exons ATGATTATTGTGTGCTTGTCTGCCGCTCTGTGTCCAGCTCCTGGAAAAGTTGAGAACCTGGTCGCCATCCGTGTGGCATCAAAGCTGTACACAGTGTCCTGGACGCCACCCGAAATACGTAACGGCATCATACGAGGATATCAACTGGGTCTGGAGCCGAAACGTCTGCTCCATTGTACAAGATCTCCGCCTGAACACCTGATGTTCAATATATCCGGAAACCAGACGGCACGCAATGTCTCGTTGATGCCTGCTGCCGAGTACAGTATTCGTGTGAAAGCACACACTGTTGCTGATGGACAATGGGCGACTATAAGGGTAACAACATCTGACGAAG TACCCGAGGCTGCCCCCAGGGACGTAAACGTCCCTGACGTCTCTGATGCGGGCGCTACGGTCACGTGGAAGGAACCGGACTGTGCTCTTAGTCACGGCGCTATTAAGGGCTACAAACTAAAGCTGAGGATGAACGCACCGCAGAAAGGACCGGATCGTGCGTACAACATCACGGTGACATCTATCACCTTCAACGGGCTCAGTCCCTTCACCAACTACAGTTTAGAGCTGTCCGCATGGAACACAGCAGGGGACGGACCTGCAGTCTTCGCAGTATTCAGGACAGGACCTTCCG TGCCTAACGCGCCGACGAACCTGACGTCGCACAGCGCATCGAGCACATCGATCGCCATCTCGTGGCTTCCACCGAAACCGCTTACGGGAACGTTACAGCGTTATCGTGTATACTACAGGACGTCAGAACATGCGGAGTCCACCATTGACAAGATTCCTGCACCAGCATACTGTAATGCGACAACGCGCTCCGGACGGCAGTGCTTCGCCATCCAAGACCTCACGCCTAACACTAGATATCACGTTTTT GTGACTGCCAAGAACGAGCTCGTTGACCAATGGAGCAAGCCAAGCAACGAGATTACTGTGACAACACAAAGTGCTG CTCCTGGAAAAGTTGAGAACCTGGTCGCCATCCGTGTGGCATCAAAGCTGTACACAGTGTCCTGGACGCCACCCGAAATACGTAACGGCATCATACGAGGATATCAACTGGGTCTGGAGCCGAAACGTCTGCTCCATTGTACAAGATCTCCGCCTGAACACCTGATGTTCAATATATCCGGAAACCAGACGGCACGCAATGTCTCGTTGATGCCTGCTGCCGAGTACAGTATTCGTGTGAAAGCACACACTGTTGCTGATGGACAATGGGCGACTATAAGGGTAACAACATCTGACGAAG TACCCGAGGCTACCCCCAGGGACGTAAACGTCCCTGACGTCTCTGATGCGGGCGCTACGGTCACGTGGAAGGAACCGGACTGTGCTCTTAGTCACGGCGCTATTAAGGGCTACAAACTAAAGCTGAGGATGAACGCACCGCAGAAAGGACCGGATCGTGCGTACAACATCACGGTGACATCTATCACCTTCAACGGGCTCAGTCCCTTCACCAACTACAGTTTAGAGCTGTCCGCATGGAACACAGCAGGGGACGGACCTGCAGTCTTCGCAGTATTCAGGACAGGACCTTCCG TGCCTAACGCGCCGACGAACCTGACGTCGCACAGCGCATCGAGCACATCGATCGCCATCTCGTGGCTTCCACCGAAACCGCTTACGGGAACGTTACAGCGTTATCGTGTATACTACAGGACGTCAGAACATGCGGAGTCCACCATTGACAAGATTCCTGCACCAGCATACTGTAATGCGACAACGCGCTCCGGACGGCAGTGCTTCGCCATCCAAGACCTCACGCCTAACACTAGATATCACGTTTTT GTGACTGCCAAGAACGAGCTCGTTGACCAATGGAGCAAGCCAAGCAACGAGATTACTGTGACAACACAAAGTGCTG CTCCTGGAAAAGTTGAGAACCTGGTCGCCATCCGTGTGGCATCAAAGCTGTACACAGTGTCCTGGACGCCACCCGAAATACGTAACGGCATCATACGAGGATATCAACTGGGTCTGGAGCCGAAACGTCTGCTCCATTGTACAAGATCTCCGCCTGAACACCTGATGTTCAATATATCCGGAAACCAGACGGCACGCAATGTCTCGTTGATGCCTGCTGCCGAGTACAGTATTCGTGTGAAAGCACACACTGTTGCTGATGGACAATGGGCGACTATAAGGGTAACAACATCTGACGAAG TACCCGAGGCTGCCCCCAGGGACGTAAACGTCCCTGACGTCTCTGATGCGGGCGCTACGGTCACGTGGAAGGAACCGGACTGTGCTCTTAGTCACGGCGCTATTAAGGGCTACAAACTAAAGCTGAGGATGAACGCACCGCAGAAAGGACCGGATCGTGCGTACAACATCACGGTGACATCTATCACCTTCAACGGGCTCAGTCCCTTCACCAACTACAGTTTAGAGCTGTCCGCATGGAACACAGCAGGGGACGGACCTGCAGTCTTCGCAGTATTCAGGACAGGACCTTCCG TGCCTAACGCGCCGACGAACCTGACGTCGCACAGCGCATCGAGCACATCGATCGCCATCTCGTGGCTTCCACCGAAACCGCTGACGGGAACGTTACAGCGTTATCGTGTATACTACAGGACGTCAGAACATGCGGAGTCCACCATTGACAAGATTCCTGCACCAGCATACTGTAATGCGACAACGCGCTCCGGACGGCAGTGCTTCGCCATCCAAGACCTCACGCCTAACACTAGATATCACGTTTTT GTGACTGCCAAGAACGAGCTCGTTGACCAATGGAGCAAGCCAAGCAACGAGATTACTGTGACAACACAAAGTGCTG CTCCTGGAAAAGTTGAGAACCTGGTCGCCATCCGTGTGGCATCAAAGCTGTACACAGTGTCCTGGACGCCACCCGAAATACGTAACGGCATCATACGAGGATATCAACTGGGTCTGGAGCCGAAACGTCTGCTCCATTGTACAAGATCTCCGCCTGAACACCTGATGTTCAATATATCCGGAAACCAGACGGCACGCAATGTCTCGTTGATGCCTGCTGCCGAGTACAGTATTCGTGTGAAAGCACACACTGTTGCTGATGGACAATGGGCGACTATAAGGGTAACAACATCTGACGAAG TACCCGAGGCTGCCCCCAGGGACGTAAACGTCCCTGACGTCTCTGATGCGGGCGCTACGGTCACGTGGAAGGAACCGGACTGTGCTCTTAGTCACGGCGCTATTAAGGGCTACAAACTAAAGCTGAGGATGAACGCACCGCAGAAAGGACCGGATCGTGCGTACAACATCACGGTGACATCTATCACCTTCAACGGGCTCAGTCCCTTCACCAACTACAGTTTAGAGCTGTCCGCATGGAACACAGCAGGGGACGGACCTGCAGTCTTCGCAGTATTCAGGACAGGACCTTCCG TGCCTAACGCGCCGACGAACCTGACGTCGCACAGCGCATCGAGCACATCGATCGCCATCTCGTGGCTTCCACCGAAACCGCTTACGGGAACGTTACAGCGTTATCGTGTATACTACAGGACGTCAGAACATGCGGAGTCCACCATTGACAAGATTCCTGCACCAGCATACTGTAATGCGACAACGCGCTCCGGACGGCAGTGCTTCGCCATCCAAGACCTCACGCCTAACACTAGATATCACGTTTTT GTGACTGCCAAGAACGAGCTCGTTGACCAATGGAGCAAGCCAAGCAACGAGATTACTGTGACAACACAAAGTGCTG CTCCTGGAAAAGTTGAGAACCTGGTCGCCATCCGTGTGGCATCAAAGCTGTACACAGTGTCCTGGACGCCACCCGAAATACGTAACGGCATCATACGAGGATATCAACTGGGTCTGGAGCCGAAACGTCTGCTCCATTGTACAAGATCTCCGCCTGAACACCTGATGTTCAATATATCCGGAAACCAGACGGCACGCAATGTCTCGTTGATGCCTGCTGCCGAGTACAGTATTCGTGTGAAAGCACACACTGTTGCTGATGGACAATGGGCGACTATAAGGGTAACAACATCTGACGAAG TACCCGAGGCTACCCCCAGGGACGTAAACGTCCCTGACGTCTCTGATGCGGGCGCTACGGTCACGTGGAAGGAACCGGACTGTGCTCTTAGTCACGGCGCTATTAAGGGCTACAAACTAAAGCTGAGGATGAACGCACCGCAGAAAGGACCGGATCGTGCGTACAACATCACGGTGACATCTATCACCTTCAACGGGCTCAGTCCCTTCACCAACTACAGTTTAGAGCTGTCCGCATGGAACACAGCAGGGGACGGACCTGCAGTCTTCGCAGTATTCAGGACAGGACCTTCCG TGCCTAACGCGCCGACGAACCTGACGTCGCACAGCGCATCGAGCACATCGATCGCCATCTCGTGGCTTCCACCGAAACCGCTTACGGGAACGTTACAGCGTTATCGTGTATACTACAGGACGTCAGAACATGCGGAGTCCACCATTGACAAGATTCCTGCACCAGCATACTGTAATGCGACAACGCGCTCCGGACGGCAGTGCTTCGCCATCCAAGACCTCACGCCTAACACTAGATATCACGTTTTT GTGACTGCCAAGAACGAGCTCGTTGACCAATGGAGCAAGCCAAGCAACGAGATTACTGTGACAACACAAAGTGCTG CTCCTGGAAAAGTTGAGAACCTGGTCGCCATCCGTGTGGCATCAAAGCTGTACACAGTGTCCTGGACGCCACCCGAAATACGTAACGGCATCATACGAGGATATCAACTGGGTCTGGAGCCGAAACGTCTGCTCCATTGTACAAGATCTCCGCCTGAACACCTGATGTTCAATATATCCGGAAACCAGACGGCACGCAATGTCTCGTTGATGCCTGCTGCCGAGTACAGTATTCGTGTGAAAGCACACACTGTTGCTGATGGACAATGGGCGACTATAAGGGTAACAACATCTGACGAAG TACCCGAGGCTGCCCCCAGGGACGTAAACGTCCCTGACGTCTCTGATGCGGGCGCTACGGTCACGTGGAAGGAACCGGACTGTGCTCTTAGTCACGGCGCTATTAAGGGCTACAAACTAAAGCTGAGGATGAACGCACCGCAGAAAGGACCGGATCGTGCGTACAACATCACGGTGACATCTATCACCTTCAACGGGCTCAGTCCCTTCACCAACTACAGTTTAGAGCTGTCCGCATGGAACACAGCAGGGGACGGACCTGCAGTCTTCGCAGTATTCAGGACAGGACCTTCCG TGCCTAACGCGCCGACGAACCTGACGTCGCACAGCGCATCGAGCACATCGATCGCCATCTCGTGGCTTCCACCGAAACCGCTGACGGGAACGTTACAGCGTTATCGTGTATACTACAGGACGTCAGAACATGCGGAGTCCACCATTGACAAGATTCCTGCACCAGCATACTGTAATGCGACAACGCGCTCCGGACGGCAGTGCTTCGCCATCCAAGACCTCACGCCTAACACTAGATATCACGTTTTT GTGACTGCCAAGAACGAGCTCGTTGACCAATGGAGCAAGCCAAGCAACGAGATTACTGTGACAACACAAAGTGCTGGTGAGGACCGTTATCACTTGTCCTTTTATCCTTTCAGTGCCCAAGATAGTCTGCTGTAA